The DNA sequence AACATGTTCCTTTGATGCAATAAAAAGGGCAGGAACATGTTGGGAATGAGCTGGTGTTTGTCAACATAAAaccatttaccgtattttctggactatatgttgtcccggagtttaagtcgcactagtcaaaaaatgcataataaagaagaaaaatagatatataagtcctACTGGacaataagtcgcattttggggggaaaatttatttgataaaatccgagaccaagaacatacatatttcatcttgaaaggcaattagcaatacATTAGCATGGTttagcaatagcgttacggtatgctaacgtaacaaattcagctacatgacccacaacgaactgagtacgtgtctgctttgttaacgtaacatattaacagttattcagataactatagcataaagaacatccaagaaagtttaccaaacaatcaagtctaactccatagacgaagcaccgtttcttcttctgcgtcgcaaaaggaactcgttcctcaagtacacacgcctagagcgccctcttgttgttgtcagtgtgaaaataacgaacatgtgaaattctgtaataatgtatttatataagtcgctccggagtacaagtcgcaccccctgacaaactatgaaaaaaagtgtgacttatagtccagaaaatacggtactacAAATTTGTGGTTTCGGAGGAAACACAGCTATCAAAACATTCACTTCTCCTGTGACATTTAATGCACAACATTGCAGCAAAACAGTCAGATTACGATGGCTTCTCTTAACAAGGTGGGTGTTGATTGTCTGCTGTCTGTGATCTACACCAGCATGACTGTTCCAGCCTCTAAATGCACACAACAATGCAGCACAAGTCTGAATGAGGAGCAACATCCTGTAATAACcatgtaataataaaaaacagctttttggtCCATCAGGCAACACACCAACAACTTCAGCGTCCGAGATGGAAAAGTCTGGATGAAAGAGTAATCTgatttcatctgtgttttctcATTGGCATTGAATACCCTGATAAAGCAACGCTGAATTTAAGCATTTCTTAAGAAACTGTTCTTCACTTTAATCTCACTGAATCATCACTCTCTAGTAGAAATAAATTAGTTtccaacatgatcatctgaaccTTTACTTCACCAAACAACattttgtgtaaatgtgttgttatttttcTTACGAGCTATTAAAGAATGTGGCTGCTATGATGAGCACATCTGAGAAAATGGAAAGTTCTTTACATATAAAGTTGATTATTCAGGATCTAGACTCTACGCCAGCGGAGGACAGAATGACTCCTATTTGGAAATGATAGGGTGAAATCATTGGTGCTTTCTGGTTGTATTCAATGAATTTTGGCATGCTGTAAAAGTAAAACAATAAGATTGTAGGAAGAGCTCCTCTAGACTGGTCTTTTTGGTGTCAATAACTAGTTTCTGCCCAGCAGTTTCAGAACAAGAGCCAATAAAATGGGATCATCATAAAACCGTTGCAGTTAATGATGCCTTCAATGTCCACTAGAAAGCCCATATAGGACACGTCCCCTGTGCACGTCTGAAACAGTGCACAGTGTCCTGGTGGAACATTGGTCAGAGCAGGAATATTAAACACTTTATGGACAAAAGCAGGCTGAGAGTCTGCAGCAGTCTGCAACACACAGAAGCATAAAATGACAATGACGGTTGAcggaaccacacacacacacacacacacacacacacacacacacacacacacacacacacacacacacacacagcaactaCTGGATGAGACAATATCCCTTCAAGAACTTTTCAGTTTAAAGTAGTCTAATTTGTAGCCTGTAGATGTTCCTAATAGGATCTTCtgtggctgttgtcatggtaaatTCAAGTAATACCCTCTACCTGGCTTTATTGTCTTCTGCCAGCACCTTGTGGCTGACATGTCTTCTCAGTCTAGCTCACAGGCCAGAGCTACAGAATCCTTTCCCCACTCAGGTACGACAGTTATTATGCCCCACTCGGGAATTTGGTGGTCTCCAAGCGATGTTCACTTTTATCCCTCCGTTCCGAGCAGAGTCAGGGAAATAATCCTATTGACGTGACCGTGTTTACTGAAGCAGGTGACAAACACCACAAAGGGCCCCGTGACGCGTTGCTGGGACATGGCGAGGCAACAAGGAGCGCATGATCGCGACCTAATGAAGATGGGAGGAACGGCCGAGCTGTGGGGACGCTGTGAAGAAGGATCAGCCAAAATGCAACTTACATCTCTGAATTTGTCCCATCTTCCCGTGAGCCACTTATCGTCCAAGAAATTACCGCTGTCGGAGCGACCGGAGACGCGTCCGAAGGCGACGGCGCACACGCACAGCAAGGCGACGCTCAGCATCTGCGGGTGCACAACAACACCGAGATCAGGTTGGAGGACAGCGCGAAAAACCCCCGCATTTGGTAATCCTGTCGGGGGCGCACGAGGGAGGAAAActgctaataaaaaaaatagtgagGCGGAGGCGTTTGTGTCCTACCTTGTCTCGGAAGCAACACTCCAGTCTGACTGCGAGCCCGCTACTCTTCTCCGTCACCAGTAATAGCGGCCCCTTCCCactctctctatctccctctctctcgctccgtCTCTTgcgctccctctctttctcttcctctctttacGTCTCCGTCACACTCCgtccccttctctccccctttctaGTTCTCGcgccccctctccctctttcgCCGGCTCTCTGCACCGTTTGTCGGTGTGCAGCGGAAAACGTGAATGTGCATCGCACTCGGACACTGCGTTGTCTCGGAGCGCCCACCTAATAAGGCCGCTCATAACAACGATGAGTCCAGTAATGCTGCAACATAGAAATATGAGATCCACTCTTACTGATATAACTAAGCGAAAACTCAAAAGCGTGGCTGTATATAGAGCTGCATGTTCTCAAATACTTCCTGTTATTAATGCAGCAGATGATTCCTCCTGCGGACAGATGTTAACTGAACAATAAAATCACCGTTAATGGAATTAATCATGTGTCAGTTTATGCTCAGCATCCAGGAATTCATAGTTTTATTTCAGAAAAGCTTTCTTCATGAAAATTTAATATTAATCTCATCAGTTCATTTGTCTATTTGTCTATATTCTTTCTTCCGTGTTGTTTTAAGTGCTCACCACTCTGAGAGAGACAATAAAACATGAAAGTAACATGAAACAGGCTCAACAAAAACGTTGAAGGGCTCCAGTTTGAAAATATGACTATTATCTCCAGAGAGACTGTAGAAACCAACCTTGACCTCGATTTCCCATACATATGAGGCTTTGtgtattcgtgtgtgtgtgtgtgtgtgggaggggggggggggggggggggggggggggtctgtgggtgggtgtgttgGGATGTGTGGGcgggttggtgtgtgtgagagcccACTGGGTTCATACATTATTCAGTCACCAACAAATACACAAAGTGGTCTCTTtcgcacacacagaaacacacacatgcttacaCGCACATACATGCATGACCATATACACAaactcctgctgacctctgatcAAACTTTGACACATCAACGCATTACGGATTTTAAGGGGTGTCTGATCGTCAACACATTCAGAGAGACAACACATTCCTTCACCTGCTAAAGGAAGAAACAAGGGTAAAGACCTGAAAGGACAGAATCCATTAAGagattggggggtggggggttcacACAGGTGAATCCCCTGATCTCTTCCAGAGTTCCAACAGACCATATTTTTACCTGAACtatctttaaatttaaaaaaaggatgaatTATAAATGCCCCAACTGGTAGATTAAATGGATCAaactaaaatatatatttcagaTCTTGGACTGTTGTCTGAGGGTTTAAAGCTTTTCCGGAAAACACCAAGAACAAgctcctactactgctactagtactactactactactaccaccaccactactattgctgctgctactaccactgttactgctactactagtaatactactactactactatggccactgctgctactgctattactactaaaactactactatggctgctgctactattactgctgctactactactaccattgttactgctactactactactatgcctgctgctactactactactgctgctactactactactactactactgtgattactactactactactactgctactagtACTAaaactactactgctgctactactactgctgctgctgctactactactgctgctattactactgctgctactacctCTAtgacaactactactactactgttactgctactactactactgctgctattactgctgctgctactaccaccattgttactgctactactaccattatgctgctgctgctactactactactactactatgtctgctactactactattaataCAACTtctagtactactgctgctgttactactactactatggTTGatagtactactactgctgctactactgctactctagctgctgctactactattactactactgctactactactactactgtggcagctgctactactactactgctgctgctgctactactgctactattgctacttttactactgtgactaatactactgctactactacagctactactactactgctgctactgctacttttactactgtgactactactacttctgctattactgctacaaatactactgctgctgctactactactgctgctattactgctgctgctactaccaccattgttactgctactactaccattatgctgctgctgctactactactactactactatgtctgctactactactattaataCAACTtctagtactactgctgctgttactactactactatggTTGatagtactactactgctgctactactgctactctagctgctgctactactattactactactgctactactactactactgtggcagctgctactactactactgctgctgctgctactactgctactattgctacttttactactgtgactaatactactgctactactactgctactactactactgctgctattactgctgctgctactaccaccattgttactgctactactaccattatgctgctgctgctactactactactactactatgtctgctactactactattaataCAACTtctagtactactgctgctgttactactactactatggTTGatagtactactactgctgctactactgctactctagctgctgctactactattactactactgctactactactactactgtggcagctgctactactactactgctgctgctgctactactgctactattgctacttttactactgtgactaatactactgctactactacagctactactactactgctgctactgctacttttactactgtgactactactacttctgctattactgctacaaatactactgctgctgctactactactgttactgctactactactactattactactacggctgctgctactactgctgctactgctacttttactactgtgactactactactgctactactactgctactactactactgctgctgctactactactgttactgctactactgctgctattactgctactaatactactagcactactgcttctactactgctactggtactactactactactattactactacggctgctgctactactgctgctactgctacttttactactgtgactactactactgctactactactactgctactactgctgctattactgctactaatactactagcactactgcttctactactgctactggtactactactactactattactactacggctgctgctacttttactactgtgactactactactgctactactactactgctgctgctactactactgttactgctactactgctgctattactgctactaatactactagcactactgcttctactactgctactggtactactactactactattactactacggctgctgctactactgctactgctgctacttttactactgctactactactgctgctgctactactactgttactgctactactgctgctattattgCGACTAATACTACTAgcactactgctgctactactgctactgctcctactactactactattactactacggctgctgctactgctacttttactactgtgactactactactgctactactactgctgctgctactactactgttactgctactactgctgctattactgctactaataCTACGGTACTAGCactagctgctactactggtactgctactactactattactaatacagctgctgctactactggtactgctactactactactactaagacggctgctgctactactgctgctaatgttacttttactactgtgactactactacttctgctattactgctactaatactactgctgctgctactactactgttactgctactactactactattactactacggctgctgctactactgctgctactgctacttttactactgtgactactactactgctactactactgctactactactactgctgctgctactactactgttactgctactactgctgctattactgctactaatactactagcactactgcttctactactgctactggtactactactactattactactacggctgctgctactactgctgctactgctacttttactactgtgactactactactgctactactactactgctactactgctgctattactgctactaatactactagcactactgcttctactactgctactggtactactactactactattactactacggctgctgctactactgctactgctgctacttttactactgctactactactgctgctgctactactactgttactgctactactgctgctactactgctactgctcctactactactactattactactacggctgctgctactgctacttttactactgtgactactactactgctactactactgctgctgctactactactgttactgctactactgctgctattactgctactaataCTACGGTACTAGCactagctgctactactggtactgctactactactattactaatacagctgctgctactactggtactgctactactactactactaatacggctgctgctactactgctgctaatgttacTTTTACTATTGCGAcgaatactactactactactactgctgctactgctactactactgcactactgctactactactgctgctactgctactactaatgcactactgctactactactacaagtACTTGAGGAGacttgtctttatcttgttactatgtgttctaccatatgtttctgttttctgttagaagtactttagaagttaggaatggtagaatatttagtaagtgtaataaaggtccgttgacccttccttgacatgaacgttatttagacagttggaggcaggaggagacagtcagacggaaagtgtTAAACCCCATCGTAAAatgtgacagcatagtttactggtgttgataagttcctctgcaagaaggtgaactttgaactggccatttgggagacaacggagaacaaggactgtgtcagcatccaatgggactgggAGAAGAAGacaaggtcatccaagaagaaggactggattggactgattagcatcaataatttacatatgtgtttctataaaagactgggtcaagggatagttaggttgtcagacttaatgccctggcaattgactctgtcattgtagggttatgaactggcccggagctctgtaatagttgtatcttgaattggttctattgctaaataGAAGGATCCACACATAGCTGACTAATTTTGTGTCTGGAgccaaggaggagctgaagactgtgcagagggaactaaggaggaagatcagacaggagaaggacaactacaggaggaagatggaaaaccagctgcaacagaacaatatctgtggggtatggaagggactgaagaccatctcgggcttcaaggagcagaagtcccaacctgtgggtgaccaGGGgtgacctgaacttgtttttcaatagatttgatcaggtacccacccctcccgcagcccagtctcctctgctgcaacccccgccactgtctgtgcccgcAATtgactgttcctcctgtcccccctccccctctctcatgacctTCAGCTCGCACATACCTgacacttcacactctggcccatACCCttccccccaccaacacctccctgctccagcctgtccctcacaccacaccaggtgaggatggccctgaagaagaacagggccaggaaagcgacgggtccggatggcatcagctccaggctcctgaagtcctgcgcagaccagctgtgtgggatcttcagtcacatgttcaacctgagcctgaagctgcagagagtgccacagctgtggacgtcctgcatcgtcccagtgccgaagacaccgcacccTAAGGAGCTCAACAGttacaggccggtagctctgacgtctcatctgatgaagacgctggagagactcatcctcgcccacctgcgcccactggtgagctccctcatggacccgttgcagttcgcctaccagccgagcatcggggtggacgatgccgtcatctacctcctccacacctccctcactcacctggagaaggctggaagcactgtgaggatcatgttttttgatttctccagtgcattcaacaccatccagcccaggctgctgggggacaagctgcaggtagctggggtggatcaccacctcacaacatggattttggactacctcacacaaagaccacagtttatgagggtgaagggctctgAGTCAGATcgtcttctctgcagcactggtgtcccgcagggaacagttctgcctcctttcctgttcaccctctacaccacagacttttcacacagtacgtcttcatgtcacctccagaagttctctgacgactctgctgctgtcggcctcatcactgatggggatgatacggagtacagagtatttattcaggactttgtggactggaccctgcagaacaacctccagatcaacgctggcaaaaccaaagagctggtggtggatttccgaaGGCGTAACAACctcccgcctgcaccagtgaacgtCCTGGGAACGAATGTTGACGTGGTGgggtcctacaagtacctgggtgttcacctaaacaataacctggactggacaaacaacacagacgcccttgtcaagaagggcaatagcagactgttcctgctcaggaggctgaggtcttttggagtgcagggaccactcctgaggactttctatgactctgtggtgggatcagacatcttctatgggattgtctgctggtccagtagcatcacgaacagggacaggaggaggatggacagactggtaaggagggccagctctgtcctgggatgtcccctggactcggtggaggtggtgggaaatgggaggatgatggctaagctgtcatccatgttgaacaacacgtcccaccccctacaggacaccctgacagcactgggcagctcattcagtgagcggctgctccaccctcgctgtgtgaaggagaggtatcgcagatctttcctgctggctgctgtcagactgcacaataaacataacacccactagcacaatctgaatattatatattctgatatgtatgttgtattcaccctctgtactatgtacaggtatacaggggccgagtatccatttatctggattactgtaaatatacatcctctttgtatattccgaattctattccat is a window from the Takifugu rubripes chromosome 17, fTakRub1.2, whole genome shotgun sequence genome containing:
- the LOC115253314 gene encoding uncharacterized protein DDB_G0271670-like, with the translated sequence SSSSSSRSSNSSSSRSSSSSSSSSSSNSSSSSSSSSSSSKSSSSSSSSSSRSSNSSSSSTSSSSRSSSASSISSSNSSSSSSSSSSSSSSHSSKSSSSSSSSSSRSSNSSSSTSSSSRSSSASSISSSNSSSSSSNSSSSSSSSSSSSSSSSSSSHSSKSSSSSSSSSSR